A single region of the Lactobacillus isalae genome encodes:
- a CDS encoding M13 family metallopeptidase encodes MALFNVRGGAGDITKPDLNAKPQDNLYLAVNSEWIEKAKIPSDRSRISSFDGIDLNIEKSLMQDFADFAAGKKKLPEVPNFNKAVELYKIANNFDKRNEDGAKPIKADLEEITSLRNLADLNLRAADFYKNAFDLPISVSVDADMKDTKVHVVYFGGPGLFLPDTTTYDNPAAADLLKVLQDQSENLLKMAGVSEAEAKKYVEDALKFDKKLSKVLKSSEEWADYPAMYNPVSIDEFEAKFDSFKIDNFLGNLFAQKPEKIIVTEPRFLDHVEELINEDNFDEIKGWMVVKFINGVAAYLSQDFREAAFPFSQALSGQPELSSGTKQAYRLANGMFSEVVGVYYGQTYFGAEAKADVEDMIHKMIDVYEKRISENDWLSEDTKKKAIVKLRALILKIGYPEKIEKIYDRLQVTPESEGGSLYSNESAAAVESVKYNLEKLTEPVDRTVWLMPGNLVNACYDPQRNDITFPAAILQKPFYDLKQSRSLNYGGIGVVIAHEISHAFDNNGAKFDEFGNLKNWWTDEDFAEFKKRTQAEIDLFNGIEYGPVTLNGKQIVSENIADQGGLTAAVEANKGENGNMKEVFENFARVWANKQLPESIKTQVSVDVHAPGPERANVQSQCQEEFYKAFDVKPEDGMWLDPEKRVVIW; translated from the coding sequence ATGGCATTATTCAATGTACGTGGCGGTGCTGGTGATATCACTAAGCCAGATCTTAACGCAAAACCACAAGATAATCTTTACTTAGCAGTGAACTCTGAATGGATTGAAAAAGCAAAGATTCCCTCAGATCGTTCGAGAATTAGCTCATTTGATGGCATTGATCTAAATATTGAAAAAAGTTTAATGCAAGATTTTGCTGATTTTGCAGCTGGTAAAAAGAAATTGCCAGAAGTTCCTAATTTTAACAAAGCAGTTGAACTTTATAAGATTGCTAACAACTTCGACAAGAGAAATGAAGATGGAGCCAAGCCAATTAAGGCTGATCTTGAAGAAATTACTAGTTTACGCAACTTAGCAGACTTAAATTTAAGAGCAGCAGATTTTTATAAGAATGCTTTTGACTTGCCAATCAGTGTATCTGTTGACGCAGATATGAAGGATACTAAAGTTCATGTTGTTTACTTTGGCGGACCAGGTTTATTCTTGCCCGACACAACTACTTACGATAACCCTGCAGCAGCAGACTTATTGAAGGTATTACAAGACCAATCTGAAAACTTATTGAAGATGGCTGGTGTGAGTGAAGCAGAAGCTAAGAAGTATGTAGAAGATGCTTTGAAGTTTGATAAAAAGCTTTCTAAAGTTCTTAAGTCATCTGAAGAATGGGCAGATTATCCAGCAATGTATAACCCTGTGTCTATAGATGAATTTGAAGCTAAGTTTGATAGCTTTAAGATTGATAATTTCTTAGGTAACTTATTTGCTCAAAAGCCTGAAAAAATTATCGTAACTGAACCAAGATTCTTAGATCATGTTGAAGAATTAATCAATGAAGATAATTTCGACGAAATTAAGGGATGGATGGTTGTTAAGTTCATTAACGGCGTAGCTGCATATCTTTCTCAAGATTTCCGTGAAGCTGCTTTTCCATTTAGCCAAGCTTTATCAGGTCAACCCGAATTATCTTCTGGAACTAAGCAAGCTTACCGTTTAGCTAATGGTATGTTTAGCGAAGTAGTTGGTGTCTACTACGGTCAAACTTACTTTGGTGCAGAAGCTAAGGCTGATGTTGAAGACATGATTCATAAGATGATCGATGTTTATGAAAAGCGTATCTCTGAAAATGATTGGCTATCTGAAGACACTAAGAAGAAAGCAATCGTTAAGTTACGTGCTTTAATTTTAAAGATTGGTTATCCTGAAAAAATTGAAAAAATTTATGATCGTCTTCAAGTTACTCCTGAATCAGAAGGCGGCAGTCTTTACTCAAACGAAAGTGCTGCTGCTGTTGAATCAGTTAAGTATAACCTTGAAAAATTGACTGAACCAGTCGACAGAACTGTTTGGTTAATGCCAGGTAACTTGGTAAATGCATGTTACGATCCACAAAGAAATGATATTACTTTCCCAGCTGCAATTTTGCAAAAGCCATTCTACGACTTAAAGCAATCACGTAGCTTAAACTACGGTGGTATTGGTGTAGTTATTGCCCACGAAATTTCTCACGCCTTTGATAACAACGGTGCTAAGTTCGATGAATTTGGTAACTTGAAGAACTGGTGGACTGACGAAGACTTTGCTGAATTCAAGAAGCGTACGCAAGCTGAAATTGACTTGTTTAATGGCATTGAATATGGTCCAGTTACTTTGAATGGTAAGCAAATTGTTTCAGAAAATATTGCAGACCAAGGTGGTTTAACTGCAGCTGTTGAAGCAAATAAAGGCGAAAATGGTAACATGAAGGAAGTTTTTGAAAACTTCGCTCGAGTTTGGGCAAACAAGCAACTTCCAGAATCTATTAAGACGCAAGTTTCAGTTGACGTTCACGCTCCTGGTCCGGAAAGAGCAAATGTTCAATCACAATGCCAAGAAGAATTTTACAAGGCATTTGATGTGAAACCAGAAGACGGCATGTGGCTTGATCCAGAAAAACGTGTTGTAATTTGGTAG
- a CDS encoding fructose-specific PTS transporter subunit EIIC has protein sequence MTQYDLVGATGCATGVAHTFMAEEALEKAAEKLGYTIKIETHGQTGVEHELTPEEIRNAKGVVIASDVDVDPDRFAGKRVIIVPVAKGIKEPETLIRESLNSETPIYKPGQKVESAREASSAGTEKLGTKIYTSLMNGVSHMLPFVVAGGVLIAISFFWGIYSADPKSSQYNQFAYMLNTIGSTTMGLMVPVLGAFIAEALAKRSGLVVGFAAGMITSVGGGGFLGAIIGGYLAAIVVLLLQKLMKPLPDKEFRGLKSIFLLPVLGVFITGAIMFWLNGPIKAINTGMMSWLKGFENSSPILLGIIIGVMCASDFGGPINKAAYVTGTALLAQGNYYFMAGVSAACIAPPLATGFAVLLNKKAYSKNERTAGYVNFLLGSTHITEGAIPFAAKHPLWNIPAFMIGSAIAAALTYVSRIQVPAPHGGFIILPLVNKPFLWVLWIVVGALVSGILLALIAGRFTKKEPQFEDGPDIDVFGEEENIKKPVVEEETTAYKPKEILNTQNIKINVDVPNKDAALKYLANLAVKNDLATSSQAVYDKYLVREKENSTGMTDGFAIPHAQSDTINQSAMLVLKLKNPIEWNSLDGQKIDTVISFLIPAKDSKTHLQYLSNTAKLLTHQDFIKKLKQAKTPEEIEKLFDEE, from the coding sequence ATGACTCAATATGATTTAGTTGGAGCAACCGGATGTGCTACAGGCGTTGCACACACTTTTATGGCTGAAGAAGCCTTAGAAAAAGCTGCGGAAAAGCTAGGCTATACTATTAAGATTGAAACTCATGGTCAAACCGGTGTTGAACATGAACTTACACCAGAAGAAATAAGAAATGCTAAGGGAGTAGTTATTGCTTCTGACGTTGATGTTGATCCAGATAGATTTGCCGGAAAAAGAGTAATAATTGTTCCAGTTGCAAAAGGAATTAAAGAACCAGAAACTTTGATTAGAGAATCTCTAAATTCAGAAACACCGATTTATAAGCCGGGGCAAAAAGTTGAGAGCGCTAGAGAAGCAAGTAGCGCTGGTACAGAAAAGTTAGGTACCAAAATTTACACTTCATTAATGAATGGTGTTTCTCATATGTTGCCATTTGTTGTGGCTGGTGGGGTATTGATTGCTATTTCTTTCTTCTGGGGAATTTATTCAGCAGATCCAAAGAGTAGTCAATATAACCAATTTGCCTATATGTTAAACACAATTGGTAGTACAACAATGGGATTGATGGTTCCAGTTTTAGGTGCATTTATTGCCGAAGCATTGGCTAAGAGGTCAGGCCTAGTAGTAGGTTTTGCGGCTGGAATGATAACTAGCGTTGGTGGTGGTGGATTCTTGGGTGCGATCATTGGTGGTTATTTAGCTGCTATTGTAGTACTTTTACTTCAAAAATTAATGAAGCCGTTGCCAGATAAGGAATTTAGAGGCTTGAAGTCTATTTTCTTATTGCCAGTTTTAGGTGTCTTCATTACTGGTGCAATTATGTTCTGGTTGAACGGACCAATTAAGGCTATTAATACCGGAATGATGTCTTGGCTAAAAGGATTTGAGAATTCAAGTCCAATTCTGTTAGGAATTATCATTGGTGTAATGTGTGCTTCCGACTTTGGTGGCCCAATTAATAAGGCTGCTTATGTAACTGGTACTGCCTTGCTTGCTCAAGGAAACTATTACTTCATGGCTGGTGTATCTGCTGCATGTATTGCCCCACCTCTAGCTACTGGTTTTGCAGTATTATTAAACAAAAAGGCATATTCTAAGAATGAGCGAACTGCTGGTTATGTCAACTTTTTATTAGGATCAACTCATATTACTGAAGGAGCTATTCCATTTGCGGCCAAGCACCCATTATGGAATATTCCAGCATTTATGATTGGTTCAGCAATTGCGGCAGCCTTAACCTATGTTTCTAGAATTCAAGTTCCAGCACCGCATGGTGGTTTTATTATTTTGCCTTTGGTTAATAAGCCATTTTTGTGGGTATTGTGGATTGTAGTTGGTGCCCTTGTTTCAGGAATTTTGCTTGCTTTGATCGCTGGCAGATTTACTAAAAAAGAACCACAATTTGAAGATGGCCCAGATATTGATGTCTTCGGTGAAGAAGAGAATATTAAAAAGCCAGTAGTTGAAGAAGAAACTACTGCCTATAAACCTAAAGAGATCTTGAATACTCAAAATATTAAAATTAATGTTGATGTACCAAATAAGGATGCTGCTTTGAAGTATTTAGCTAATCTAGCAGTAAAGAATGATCTAGCTACTAGTAGCCAAGCTGTTTATGATAAGTATTTAGTTAGAGAAAAGGAAAATTCTACCGGAATGACTGATGGCTTTGCAATTCCACATGCACAGTCTGATACTATCAACCAATCTGCGATGCTAGTTTTGAAGTTGAAGAATCCGATTGAATGGAATTCTTTGGACGGGCAGAAGATTGATACGGTAATTTCTTTCTTAATTCCAGCCAAAGACAGTAAGACTCACTTGCAGTACTTATCTAATACGGCTAAGCTGCTTACCCATCAAGATTTTATTAAAAAATTGAAGCAAGCTAAGACTCCAGAAGAGATTGAGAAGTTGTTTGATGAAGAATAA
- the pfkB gene encoding 1-phosphofructokinase, with protein MIYTITLNPAIDLVIITKKLEPNTVNRTENFELQPNGKGVNVSFILKKMGIKNMATGIGGGFTLDYITSGLEEKGIKTEFLKVKEPTRVNVFTRVLDQNAEYKEVNPGPEVSEEVQKEFLEYLKSTLKADDTLIISGSFSRGIRPDYLVEIAKITADKRVKLVIDSSSKVVLDTLQYHPYLLKPNDQELASFFDLDEKLDQKKIIELARKLIASGCQNVLVSLGQAGAALINKDHAYFGNAPKIQALNTAGAGDTMLGSFIGEKEKGKSDVEALKLAIAAGSDTASRSGLTDFEIEKYLQEIQVSEVK; from the coding sequence ATGATTTATACAATAACACTCAATCCAGCAATTGATTTAGTAATTATCACTAAAAAATTAGAGCCAAACACTGTAAATCGAACTGAGAACTTTGAGCTTCAACCTAATGGTAAAGGTGTAAATGTATCATTTATTTTGAAAAAAATGGGTATAAAAAACATGGCGACCGGAATTGGTGGCGGATTTACGCTCGATTATATTACTTCTGGTTTAGAAGAAAAAGGTATTAAAACTGAATTTCTTAAGGTCAAAGAACCTACTAGAGTTAATGTGTTCACACGTGTTTTAGATCAAAATGCGGAATATAAAGAGGTAAATCCTGGACCAGAGGTTAGTGAAGAAGTTCAAAAAGAGTTTCTGGAATATTTAAAAAGTACATTAAAAGCAGACGATACTTTGATTATTTCGGGCAGCTTTTCAAGAGGAATTCGACCAGATTACTTAGTTGAAATCGCTAAGATTACAGCGGATAAGCGAGTGAAATTAGTAATTGATTCAAGCTCTAAAGTTGTTCTTGATACACTTCAATATCATCCGTATTTATTAAAACCAAATGACCAAGAGTTAGCTAGTTTTTTTGATTTAGATGAAAAATTAGATCAGAAAAAGATTATTGAATTGGCTCGCAAGTTAATCGCTAGTGGATGTCAAAACGTTCTTGTATCTCTAGGTCAAGCAGGTGCAGCTTTAATTAATAAAGATCATGCTTATTTTGGCAATGCACCTAAAATACAAGCACTAAATACAGCAGGTGCGGGTGACACAATGCTAGGCTCTTTTATTGGAGAAAAGGAAAAAGGTAAAAGTGATGTAGAAGCTTTGAAACTAGCAATAGCTGCTGGAAGTGATACGGCTAGTCGGTCTGGATTAACAGATTTTGAAATAGAAAAGTATTTACAAGAAATTCAAGTAAGTGAGGTTAAGTAG
- a CDS encoding MurR/RpiR family transcriptional regulator translates to MRNNDLSNAELHLWEIVQNNPQKIAKMSIVKLSQFAHVSTATIVRTMQKMGYSGYTSYRESLKLKDRSNSNFDVLNDADDKIKSVITKNEIEMNNTLHNLSYSNIEDSISMTKQAKVVYIFARGLSESIGQEIMVKLQLTGKYVEFHADPNIIKTASKRIKQDALVIFISLNGNTPELVDAARSLSHHDVPTITFTTNPNGQLASLSTLTFMGYMSKTNYFPDYEVRSRLPLQIMTRIFSDAYSVRTGFARQ, encoded by the coding sequence ATGCGAAATAATGATCTTAGTAATGCTGAACTACATTTATGGGAAATAGTTCAAAATAACCCACAAAAAATTGCAAAAATGTCGATAGTGAAATTAAGTCAGTTTGCTCATGTTTCTACAGCTACCATTGTAAGAACTATGCAGAAGATGGGCTATAGTGGTTACACTTCTTATCGTGAATCTTTAAAATTAAAAGATAGATCTAATAGTAACTTTGACGTTTTAAATGATGCCGATGACAAGATTAAAAGTGTGATTACTAAAAACGAAATTGAAATGAATAATACACTCCATAATCTTAGTTATAGCAATATTGAAGATAGTATTTCGATGACTAAGCAAGCAAAAGTAGTTTATATTTTTGCTCGCGGTTTATCTGAATCAATTGGTCAAGAAATTATGGTCAAACTTCAATTAACAGGTAAATATGTCGAATTTCATGCTGATCCTAATATAATCAAGACTGCCTCAAAAAGAATTAAGCAAGACGCTCTGGTTATTTTTATTAGCCTAAACGGTAATACACCCGAACTAGTTGATGCAGCAAGAAGCTTATCTCACCACGACGTTCCTACTATTACCTTTACTACTAATCCTAATGGTCAACTTGCTTCACTATCCACATTAACCTTCATGGGATATATGTCTAAGACAAACTATTTCCCTGATTATGAGGTACGATCTAGACTGCCATTACAGATCATGACCCGAATATTTTCAGATGCTTATTCAGTTAGAACAGGATTTGCTAGACAATAA
- a CDS encoding cell division protein, producing the protein MLEKIKTNKFCQFIWPYLLIILATTIVISPQLITHTILASDDTADTLFHYSRFYDAGMQLKTGIFSIFQTNFTFQQSGRIINAIYGPLFAYFNGILVLIAGNWFNYQVILAYVISLLGAGSMYYLLKQVGINRLLATVMGIIYINIGMIPAFINRSSFNGWGQALMPLVVLCGVRMIQDKKQPINWIQLMLVMSLLVQVHVLSTLMAALLLIPFFIYSLIINHNSKKVWLPFIKAVIGTIVLSANVIGAFLVLMPNNHLAANTEFDLSRGGLRPHMLWHNEYGTAFAYILPIFVLLIIAQFVYVVMHHKKDKLNTFVTIWGTVLLGLSSFVFPWGLVQRIFPSLKSYFQFPFRLTVIAYPLILLGMALTINHLLKQGVKPRTVGISLLVILLLEAAVPNIITNHIFTVACGKDAQVQTVAKAANSDQMLKMLKWHYLPDYLPTKDKSIDQNAAYLYKINVVDQYQKFNHRVAKNGDLILSWKGNQNKDIVLPVVLYKQSELIVNHKKFTGAKNVIGNPIIKQKRGLNHAVLRFIVPVGFYVVSAISLMAWLSVVVFYLWKKFINSKNN; encoded by the coding sequence ATGTTAGAAAAAATAAAAACTAATAAGTTTTGCCAATTTATCTGGCCATATTTATTAATTATTTTGGCCACAACAATTGTTATCTCACCCCAATTGATCACGCACACTATCTTAGCTAGTGACGATACAGCAGACACTTTATTTCACTATAGTCGTTTTTATGATGCAGGAATGCAGCTAAAAACTGGAATTTTTAGTATTTTCCAAACTAATTTTACTTTTCAGCAGAGCGGTAGAATTATTAATGCCATTTATGGGCCACTTTTCGCCTACTTTAACGGGATTTTAGTTCTCATTGCTGGTAATTGGTTTAACTACCAAGTCATTTTAGCTTATGTTATTTCGCTATTAGGCGCTGGTAGTATGTATTACCTCCTAAAGCAGGTTGGTATTAATAGGTTATTAGCCACAGTAATGGGAATCATTTACATTAATATCGGGATGATTCCGGCCTTTATTAACCGCAGTTCTTTTAATGGCTGGGGCCAGGCATTAATGCCTTTAGTTGTTTTGTGCGGCGTACGCATGATTCAGGATAAAAAGCAGCCAATTAACTGGATTCAGTTAATGTTAGTAATGAGTTTGCTAGTGCAAGTTCATGTTTTAAGTACCTTAATGGCAGCTCTTTTATTAATTCCTTTCTTTATCTATTCCTTGATTATTAACCATAATTCTAAAAAGGTATGGCTACCTTTTATTAAGGCAGTTATTGGAACAATAGTATTGTCCGCCAATGTTATTGGAGCTTTTTTAGTTTTAATGCCTAATAATCATTTAGCTGCAAATACTGAGTTTGATCTCTCGCGCGGAGGTCTGCGTCCACATATGCTTTGGCATAACGAGTATGGAACAGCATTTGCCTATATTTTGCCGATTTTTGTTTTACTAATTATTGCGCAGTTCGTCTACGTAGTAATGCACCACAAAAAAGACAAATTAAATACCTTTGTAACTATTTGGGGCACCGTCTTACTAGGACTTTCTTCATTTGTTTTTCCTTGGGGATTAGTTCAAAGAATTTTTCCGAGTCTAAAGTCATATTTCCAGTTTCCGTTTAGATTAACTGTTATTGCTTATCCATTAATTTTGCTAGGGATGGCATTAACTATTAACCATTTACTAAAGCAAGGAGTTAAGCCAAGGACAGTTGGAATTAGCTTACTAGTAATTCTCCTTTTAGAAGCTGCTGTGCCAAATATCATTACTAACCACATCTTTACGGTTGCTTGCGGAAAAGATGCACAAGTTCAAACAGTAGCAAAAGCCGCAAACAGTGATCAGATGCTTAAGATGCTGAAATGGCATTATTTGCCTGATTATTTACCAACTAAAGACAAGTCGATTGACCAAAATGCGGCTTATCTTTATAAGATAAATGTGGTTGACCAATATCAAAAGTTCAATCATAGAGTTGCTAAAAACGGTGATCTTATCCTTTCTTGGAAAGGAAACCAAAATAAAGATATTGTCTTACCTGTTGTTTTGTACAAGCAAAGTGAATTAATCGTGAACCATAAAAAATTTACTGGTGCAAAAAATGTAATTGGAAATCCGATTATTAAGCAAAAGCGTGGCTTAAATCATGCCGTCTTACGCTTTATTGTTCCGGTTGGGTTCTATGTAGTCAGCGCAATTTCATTGATGGCATGGCTTAGTGTGGTTGTATTTTACTTATGGAAAAAATTCATCA
- a CDS encoding LPXTG cell wall anchor domain-containing protein — MKGLKYTSLAVAALTATILASTNNGKVQAATTNENDTVTVAKSDRDKAQAAVSQAQNAVNTAQANVDSKKNALNDAQAKAQAPDNAYSAQEAKVNESQKNLADKQALAKQAQEKLNSATEVSKQATPENIQKVQQNIAAQQDAIKTAKQNVSDANADLSKAQAQLATARQKQVDAQNLVNDKKSAKQTADNNVAKAEADVKNSGLDEAKQNVEKVQKALNDIKKTNANNESVLTKNQAALAQNNQNIATVNNNIAKANKAVSDAQNNVTAKQQALDDAKKKLKDLQAQVAKDQASGAAGFFKSIADNKDNSESLREDAQTAYDIVTGKPNAYQGITVEWVNKAVKLGQEKDSTSLSNIEKALGYYEHWMTYRDKYGLSHPSISLTAVAIAMLSSDFQHYSDEFNHPILLTEKYGPFYEDEEDISAGDINPIDNWMDEKEDIDNYIKTHPDAAPYSFESTHPLTEDEWLKNVDFWNNKPVSIGHYTSMIKPDANYVGLAGNEYEIEPFMDNADSMDEIEFDPINGMDFSSYKNLVHSYLQNVKQEDQINNLKSKVETANQNLIAAQNAVQTAQNNVKSLQANLAELNNGSTKINNAIADTRAALAKGQENLEFEQKQLDQANKNLADVQAKVGIKAKALDDAKVAQAKASDALTQAQNVLTGATVAVKSAQSTIDSAKNNVDAKNKDLKAAQASLESLDQALSNLENAKANLAAAQSALTAANDDVLTADKDVKAQQLILTSLEEAKGKSDAQVASAEKELKKAELALATEQSKLADAKAKLDKLNKKTNTNAGKSDSKHENNNQKPAKPATKPGSETTNTEKPASKPENNTQVTDEPAVKPEPNTPNSNESGSKKEEDTETEKLEMKNEPKSNKTKAEAKSSTVKIVDNNDNVAASVVLTGSDTAVKVWDEKTVNGTTYYKVGANRWVKAEKAHVVAVNGHVSTTKQLPQTGAKNEVIAAVSGLTIASVGIASAMGISRKKKNN, encoded by the coding sequence ATGAAAGGATTAAAATACACAAGTTTAGCTGTTGCAGCATTAACAGCTACTATTTTGGCAAGCACTAATAATGGTAAAGTTCAAGCTGCTACAACTAACGAAAATGATACTGTTACTGTTGCAAAATCAGATAGGGACAAGGCACAAGCTGCTGTTAGCCAAGCACAAAATGCGGTTAATACTGCTCAAGCCAATGTTGATAGTAAGAAGAATGCGTTGAATGACGCACAAGCAAAGGCACAAGCACCAGATAATGCTTATTCTGCTCAAGAAGCAAAAGTAAATGAAAGTCAGAAGAATCTTGCTGACAAGCAAGCTCTTGCAAAACAAGCACAAGAAAAATTGAATAGTGCAACTGAAGTTTCAAAGCAAGCAACTCCAGAAAATATTCAAAAAGTACAGCAGAATATTGCTGCGCAACAAGATGCAATAAAGACTGCTAAACAAAATGTTAGTGATGCAAATGCAGATTTAAGTAAGGCACAAGCTCAATTAGCAACTGCTAGGCAAAAACAAGTTGATGCTCAAAACTTAGTTAATGATAAAAAGTCTGCTAAACAAACTGCTGATAATAATGTCGCTAAGGCTGAAGCTGACGTTAAGAACAGCGGTTTAGATGAAGCAAAGCAAAATGTTGAAAAAGTACAAAAAGCATTAAACGATATCAAGAAGACAAATGCTAACAATGAATCTGTTTTAACTAAAAATCAAGCTGCTTTAGCTCAAAATAATCAAAATATTGCAACTGTTAATAATAATATTGCAAAGGCAAACAAGGCTGTGTCAGATGCACAAAATAATGTTACTGCTAAGCAACAAGCATTAGATGATGCAAAAAAGAAATTAAAGGATTTACAGGCTCAAGTTGCTAAAGATCAAGCAAGTGGTGCAGCTGGTTTCTTTAAGTCAATTGCAGATAATAAAGATAATTCTGAAAGTTTAAGAGAAGATGCTCAAACGGCATATGATATTGTTACTGGTAAACCAAATGCTTACCAAGGTATTACTGTAGAGTGGGTTAATAAGGCAGTTAAGTTAGGTCAAGAAAAAGATTCTACATCATTGAGTAATATAGAAAAGGCTCTTGGGTATTATGAGCATTGGATGACATACCGTGATAAGTATGGTTTGAGTCATCCGTCAATTTCTTTGACAGCTGTTGCGATTGCCATGCTTAGTTCTGATTTTCAACATTACTCTGATGAATTTAATCATCCCATTCTGTTAACAGAAAAATATGGCCCATTTTATGAAGACGAAGAAGATATATCAGCTGGCGACATCAATCCAATCGATAATTGGATGGATGAAAAAGAAGATATTGATAACTATATTAAGACCCATCCAGATGCAGCTCCATATAGCTTTGAGAGTACTCATCCCTTAACGGAAGATGAATGGTTAAAAAATGTTGATTTTTGGAATAATAAACCAGTATCTATTGGGCACTATACTTCTATGATTAAGCCAGATGCCAATTATGTTGGACTAGCTGGAAATGAATATGAGATTGAACCATTCATGGATAATGCCGATAGCATGGATGAAATTGAATTTGACCCAATTAACGGTATGGACTTCAGTAGTTACAAAAACTTAGTTCACTCATACTTGCAAAATGTTAAGCAAGAAGACCAAATCAACAATCTCAAATCAAAAGTTGAAACTGCAAATCAAAACTTAATTGCTGCACAAAATGCAGTTCAAACAGCACAAAACAACGTTAAGAGCTTGCAAGCTAACTTAGCTGAATTAAATAATGGTTCTACTAAGATTAACAATGCAATTGCTGATACTCGAGCTGCTCTTGCAAAGGGGCAAGAAAACCTTGAATTTGAACAAAAGCAACTAGATCAAGCAAACAAGAATTTAGCAGATGTCCAAGCTAAAGTTGGTATAAAGGCAAAAGCATTAGATGATGCAAAAGTCGCTCAAGCCAAGGCTTCCGATGCTTTAACGCAAGCACAAAATGTCTTAACTGGCGCTACTGTTGCTGTTAAGTCAGCTCAATCAACTATTGATAGTGCAAAGAATAATGTTGATGCTAAGAACAAGGATCTTAAGGCTGCCCAAGCTAGTCTAGAATCATTGGATCAAGCTTTATCTAATTTAGAAAATGCTAAAGCTAACCTAGCAGCTGCACAATCAGCTTTAACTGCTGCAAATGACGATGTATTAACAGCAGATAAAGATGTAAAAGCACAACAACTAATCTTAACTTCTTTAGAAGAAGCGAAAGGTAAGTCAGATGCTCAAGTTGCAAGTGCAGAAAAGGAATTGAAGAAGGCAGAATTAGCTTTAGCTACTGAACAAAGTAAATTAGCGGACGCTAAGGCTAAGTTAGATAAGTTGAACAAGAAGACTAACACTAATGCTGGTAAGTCAGATTCTAAGCATGAAAATAATAATCAAAAACCTGCTAAACCAGCAACTAAGCCAGGTTCAGAAACTACAAATACTGAAAAGCCAGCAAGTAAACCTGAAAACAATACTCAAGTTACTGATGAACCAGCTGTTAAACCTGAGCCTAATACTCCAAATTCTAACGAATCTGGATCAAAGAAGGAAGAAGACACTGAGACTGAAAAGCTAGAGATGAAGAACGAACCTAAGTCCAACAAGACTAAGGCAGAAGCAAAATCATCTACTGTAAAAATTGTTGATAATAACGATAATGTAGCTGCATCTGTTGTTTTAACTGGTTCTGATACCGCAGTTAAAGTTTGGGATGAAAAGACTGTAAATGGCACAACTTACTACAAAGTTGGCGCAAATCGTTGGGTTAAGGCTGAAAAAGCTCATGTTGTTGCTGTGAATGGTCATGTATCCACTACTAAACAATTGCCACAAACTGGTGCTAAGAATGAAGTAATTGCAGCTGTTTCTGGTTTAACAATTGCTTCAGTTGGCATTGCAAGTGCAATGGGCATTAGTCGTAAGAAAAAGAATAACTAG